The proteins below come from a single Asterias rubens chromosome 9, eAstRub1.3, whole genome shotgun sequence genomic window:
- the LOC117294264 gene encoding BRISC complex subunit Abraxas 2-like, which translates to MAASSTVVVNVSGCVWSSLFLDHASSIGDQEGFLFGEIVRKTNTDISDSQITRKIENISINVYSHFACSEPHSFYDRKGHADKVKLLSMLKDNYKHMVGWYRFRRNTPLEPSMRESTLHKTLLKTINTDTPHLFLLGLFTSGLSWNQSTHSFNYQLLTKGDRGFQCVAVKIINLGETSHSEYKETTRTSNAAKGRGIYTSILNNFRGRLVDVEGSLQGVHVIQDVNETVYSKMQKLKNEIGQSEQMLQTEMEEVRDLQRQKREREKREVHNKMEQHARLAAANTVLPDAEDFADIPALPKAIIHHPKPPDDSAASVLVPLAASVNVSTTSKAQTKTTHCQASCLPVAESHPPAQRLPVADRVKTTTPSTSGQTQAEAPKVKVVSPGETVSKDPFAGLLKDMKRSIQKTTSLGEELRPVEGPRSTRAHSWDKTRTEVDPRGTPTKNRGWNSMELSGSSPSRGSTPSEDDSSSPQVLPSSSPTF; encoded by the exons gAAGGTTTTCTGTTTGGGGAGATTGTGCGTAAAACAAACACTGACATCAGCGACTCACAGATTACCAGAAAGATTGAAAATATATCAATCA atgTTTATTCCCACTTTGCTTGTTCTGAGCCTCACAG TTTCTATGACAGGAAAGGGCACGCAGATAAAGTCAAGTTGTTATCGATGCTGAAAGACAATTACAAG CATATGGTAGGCTGGTATCGCTTCAGACGGAACACCCCGTTAGAACCGTCCATGCGGGAATCTACTTTACACAAAACGCTTCTCAAGACGATCAACACAGACACCCCTCACCTCTTCCTACTTGGTCTCTTCACATCAGGGTTATCATGGAACCAGTCTACACATTCCTTCAACTACCAACTGCTGACAAAAGGGGACAG GGGGTTTCAGTGTGTAGCAGTTAAGATCATCAACCTGGGAGAAACGAGTCACTCTGAGTATAAAGAGACGACAAGAACAAGTAATGCAGCCAAGGGAAGAGGAATCTACACTAGCATCCTCAATAACTTCAG GGGCCGACTAGTTGACGTTGAAGGCAGTCTTCAAGGTGTTCATGTCATCCAAGACGTTAATGAAACTGTGTACTCCAAAATGCAG AAATTAAAGAACGAGATCGGACAAAGTGAGCAAATGCTGCAAACAGAAATGGAGGAGGTTCGGGATCTACAACGGCAGAAAAGAGAACGAGAGAAGAGGGAGGTACACAACAAGATGGAACAGCATGCAAGGCTTGCCGCTGCAAACACAG TTCTTCCTGATGCAGAAGACTTCGCTGACATTCCAGCACTACCAAAGGCTATTATTCACCACCCTAAGCCGCCCGATGATTCAGCAGCCTCAGTTCTTGTACCATTAGCAGCATCCGTCAATGTCTCAACGACCAGTAAAGCTCAAACGAAAACAACCCACTGCCAAGCCAGCTGCCTCCCTGTTGCTGAATCCCACCCCCCTGCCCAACGCCTCCCTGTCGCTGACCGAGTAAAGACCACAACGCCCAGTACCTCAGGTCAAACACAGGCTGAGGCACCAAAAGTTAAAGTTGTATCGCCCGGGGAAACAGTTAGTAAAGATCCGTTTGCTGGACTTTTGAAGGACATGAAACGATCCATACAGAAAACAACGAGTCTCGGGGAAGAGCTGAGGCCTGTTGAGGGTCCCCGCTCAACGAGGGCGCACTCTTGGGATAAAACCAGGACCGAGGTCGACCCAAGGGGTACCCCGACCAAAAATAGGGGTTGGAACTCAATGGAATTAAGTGGCTCGTCCCCGTCGAGGGGAAGTACACCATCAGAGGATGATTCCAGCTCCCCTCAAGTCTTACCCTCTTCCTCTCCTACATTCTGA